From Burkholderia savannae, a single genomic window includes:
- a CDS encoding type III secretion system domain-containing protein, with product MSSMPFTPALQRLHRLGWQPGATMHDGWWPHLGLAAWRESYRRHPACRAAIDRLIVARRGFPRAPLPARLDDRQSALLSVEPRIEALIVALGVIALDCADHLLVTRYRTHLAGRIGERGCAQLLALHRGWRSPARVASPERLVDAATAAGVRWWRRDAGACVVATLLATRLPPADDAPLDGPDAAVRPAAFDASVAFDAADAFDTHQTHQTHQTHEMREMHETRGMHDMHDMRDARVLRATPGATDGCERLAAPPDATSPSTAATVPTAATAPTASIAPHALAVRNPLDASPPATAGSASDKLLKLARFL from the coding sequence ATGTCGTCCATGCCCTTCACGCCCGCGCTGCAGCGCCTGCATCGGCTAGGCTGGCAACCCGGCGCGACGATGCACGACGGCTGGTGGCCGCATCTCGGACTCGCCGCGTGGCGCGAAAGCTATCGTCGCCATCCGGCGTGCCGCGCGGCGATCGACCGGCTGATCGTCGCGCGGCGCGGCTTTCCGCGCGCGCCGCTGCCCGCGCGGCTCGACGACAGGCAAAGCGCGCTGCTGTCCGTCGAGCCGCGAATCGAAGCGCTGATCGTCGCGCTCGGCGTGATCGCGCTCGATTGCGCGGATCATCTGCTCGTCACGCGATACCGCACGCACCTCGCCGGGCGGATCGGCGAGCGCGGCTGCGCGCAGTTGCTCGCGCTGCATCGCGGATGGCGCTCGCCCGCGCGCGTCGCATCGCCCGAGCGCCTCGTCGACGCCGCGACGGCGGCGGGCGTGCGATGGTGGCGGCGCGACGCGGGGGCGTGCGTCGTCGCGACGCTGCTCGCGACGCGGCTGCCGCCGGCGGACGATGCGCCGCTCGACGGGCCGGATGCGGCCGTGCGGCCGGCTGCGTTCGATGCGTCGGTTGCGTTCGATGCGGCCGATGCGTTCGACACGCACCAGACGCACCAGACGCATCAAACGCATGAGATGCGTGAGATGCACGAGACGCGCGGCATGCACGACATGCACGACATGCGAGACGCCCGGGTCCTGCGCGCGACGCCCGGCGCGACCGACGGGTGTGAACGGCTCGCCGCGCCCCCCGACGCGACGAGCCCATCGACCGCAGCGACCGTACCGACCGCAGCGACCGCGCCGACCGCATCGATCGCGCCGCACGCGCTCGCCGTGCGAAACCCGCTCGACGCATCGCCGCCGGCAACCGCCGGCTCCGCCTCCGACAAGCTCCTGAAACTCGCCCGCTTCCTATGA
- the sctJ gene encoding type III secretion system inner membrane ring lipoprotein SctJ, producing MTARASRAVCAAALALSLAACKTDLYTNLPETEANQMIALLMLRDIDVDKKLSKDGNVTIRVDSDQFVNAVELMRQNGLPRRKAAALEDLFPSGQLVTSPAQEQAKITFLKEQQLEKMLRAMDGVVDAQVSIAEGDPQNRRDPPQPSASVFVKYSPERNFAAREAEIRSLVVTGTPGLAADRVSVVLQPADYRYDMPAEVGPQADAGLIAWLRAHRLGLGLALGALGIVASLAVAVVASRGRSAGEPRAS from the coding sequence ATGACCGCACGCGCTTCACGCGCCGTGTGCGCGGCCGCGCTCGCGCTGTCGCTCGCGGCCTGCAAGACGGATCTCTACACGAACCTGCCCGAAACCGAGGCGAACCAGATGATCGCGCTGCTGATGCTGCGCGACATCGACGTCGACAAGAAGCTGTCGAAGGACGGCAACGTGACGATTCGCGTCGATTCCGACCAGTTCGTCAACGCGGTCGAGCTGATGCGGCAGAACGGGCTGCCGCGACGCAAGGCGGCCGCGCTCGAGGATCTGTTTCCGTCCGGCCAGCTCGTCACGTCGCCCGCGCAGGAGCAGGCGAAGATCACGTTCCTCAAGGAGCAGCAGCTCGAGAAGATGCTGCGCGCGATGGACGGCGTCGTCGACGCGCAGGTGTCGATCGCCGAGGGCGATCCGCAGAACCGGCGCGATCCGCCGCAGCCGTCGGCGTCGGTGTTCGTCAAGTACAGCCCCGAGCGCAACTTCGCCGCGCGCGAAGCCGAGATCCGCAGCCTCGTCGTCACCGGCACGCCGGGGCTCGCGGCGGATCGCGTGAGCGTCGTGCTGCAGCCCGCCGATTACCGCTACGACATGCCGGCCGAAGTCGGGCCGCAAGCCGACGCGGGCCTCATCGCGTGGCTGCGCGCGCACCGGCTCGGGCTCGGGCTCGCGCTCGGCGCGCTCGGCATCGTCGCGAGCCTCGCGGTCGCCGTCGTCGCGTCGCGCGGCCGCTCGGCGGGCGAGCCGCGCGCGTCATGA
- the sctI gene encoding type III secretion system inner rod subunit SctI produces the protein MDITAAQHALQTLQAAQQPGATPVDQTQIDAFTRALFGQDASTPEARAASGFQHRSLGVERALDAARDPGAALMQPLDMLANQSAMLRAILEVDLTAKAAGAVSQGINKLVNMQ, from the coding sequence ATGGACATCACAGCCGCGCAACACGCGCTCCAGACGCTGCAAGCGGCGCAGCAGCCGGGCGCGACGCCCGTCGACCAGACCCAGATTGACGCGTTCACGCGCGCGCTGTTCGGCCAGGACGCGAGCACGCCCGAAGCGCGCGCGGCGAGCGGCTTCCAGCATCGCTCGCTCGGCGTCGAACGCGCGCTCGACGCGGCGCGCGATCCCGGCGCCGCGCTGATGCAGCCGCTCGACATGCTCGCGAACCAGTCGGCGATGCTGCGCGCGATCCTCGAAGTCGACCTGACCGCGAAGGCGGCGGGCGCGGTGTCGCAGGGCATCAACAAGCTGGTGAACATGCAATGA
- a CDS encoding EscG/YscG/SsaH family type III secretion system needle protein co-chaperone, whose amino-acid sequence MTALSQDARRLLVECGLAAVNHGLARHAWAIYDALPALVAATGDRRLVEATMLIGLGRDGCAARLLASMPGPDAALLRGLLAPAHAPSGAPPPFSSEFARSLHGHHSRATRAPDAASGAAAGRDARRPDPD is encoded by the coding sequence ATGACGGCGCTCTCGCAAGACGCGCGCCGCCTGCTCGTCGAGTGCGGGCTCGCGGCCGTCAATCACGGGCTCGCGCGGCACGCATGGGCGATCTACGACGCGCTGCCGGCGCTCGTCGCGGCCACAGGCGACCGGCGGCTCGTCGAAGCGACGATGCTGATCGGGCTCGGCCGCGACGGCTGCGCCGCGCGGCTGCTCGCGTCGATGCCGGGGCCCGACGCCGCGCTGCTGCGCGGGCTGCTCGCGCCCGCGCACGCGCCGTCCGGCGCGCCGCCCCCGTTCTCATCCGAATTCGCAAGGAGCCTCCATGGACATCACAGCCGCGCAACACGCGCTCCAGACGCTGCAAGCGGCGCAGCAGCCGGGCGCGACGCCCGTCGACCAGACCCAGATTGA
- the sctF gene encoding type III secretion system needle filament subunit SctF — protein sequence MDIEAVNQQLSRLVDKVGNDVESKMNASDLNDPTSMLQAQFAIQQYSVFVGYQSAVLKAVKDMLSGIIQKI from the coding sequence ATGGATATCGAAGCCGTCAATCAGCAGCTCTCGCGTCTCGTCGACAAGGTCGGCAACGACGTCGAGTCGAAAATGAACGCGTCCGACCTCAACGATCCGACCAGCATGCTGCAGGCGCAGTTCGCGATCCAGCAGTACTCGGTGTTCGTCGGCTATCAGAGCGCGGTGCTCAAGGCCGTCAAGGACATGCTGTCCGGCATCATCCAGAAGATATGA
- a CDS encoding helix-turn-helix transcriptional regulator — MQVVRFLFGRLSGQVRTRGMIHAVPGDCIVVTRDDAALCDAGAGTDIQFADFYAADFRTLYAEISALIDRPEATPFRGEPLRVVPTSPEVIGMLELLAPVSRPALLSFLYVFCLGADRAYFSRLLHAAMAGDTEFVDFVDAHALNPWSVARFAEEFGLPPRKFNLLFVEKYGMSAKRWLVERRLAHAQHLLVSTSMRILDIAHECGFSNHAHFTDSFRRRYLCNPTQYRLRAKRPAAAVA, encoded by the coding sequence ATGCAAGTTGTACGATTCCTGTTCGGCCGCCTGAGCGGCCAGGTGAGGACGCGCGGCATGATCCACGCGGTGCCGGGCGACTGTATCGTCGTCACCCGTGACGACGCCGCGCTGTGCGACGCCGGCGCCGGCACCGACATCCAGTTCGCCGACTTCTACGCGGCCGACTTCCGCACGCTGTACGCGGAGATCAGCGCGCTGATCGACCGGCCCGAGGCGACGCCGTTTCGCGGCGAGCCGCTGCGCGTCGTGCCGACCTCGCCCGAGGTGATCGGCATGCTGGAGCTGCTCGCGCCCGTGTCGCGCCCGGCGCTCCTCAGCTTCCTGTACGTGTTTTGCCTCGGCGCCGATCGCGCGTACTTCTCGCGGCTGCTGCACGCGGCGATGGCGGGCGACACCGAGTTCGTCGACTTCGTCGACGCACACGCGCTCAATCCGTGGAGCGTCGCGCGCTTCGCCGAGGAGTTCGGGCTGCCGCCGCGCAAGTTCAACCTGCTGTTCGTCGAGAAATACGGGATGTCCGCGAAGCGCTGGCTCGTCGAGCGCCGTCTCGCGCACGCGCAGCATCTGCTCGTGTCGACGTCGATGCGCATTCTCGACATCGCGCACGAATGCGGCTTCTCGAATCACGCGCATTTCACCGACAGCTTCCGCCGCCGCTACCTCTGCAATCCGACGCAGTACCGGCTGCGCGCGAAGCGGCCGGCGGCCGCGGTGGCCTGA
- a CDS encoding secretion protein EspA, whose amino-acid sequence MQVGIERQGAASVGTQYAVDAPGERNVANPHPIGDSIAMMLVIMDLLSRQTTAKLDDMQKKSNISRDAQDMANKVEAALAKLVKPEDKTELPADVLKYMKDNDILVNGMTIDEFMAAKTAAGPDPRKFAQMLEKMQSMIDKADADGMTSTPWQDVVSYMDSLGIKIDGKRVCDYIWSLPEVNYRPGQKISVDHMKTIMSALQGAAGLDKADLMSVKSSLESVSGRASDFIQQSQLKMQQLMQNYNTAVQMINSLQSMLAESTKGIASAIR is encoded by the coding sequence ATGCAAGTTGGCATTGAGCGCCAGGGCGCGGCTTCCGTCGGCACGCAATACGCCGTGGACGCGCCGGGCGAGCGCAACGTCGCGAATCCGCACCCGATCGGCGACAGCATCGCGATGATGCTGGTGATCATGGATCTGCTGAGCCGGCAGACGACGGCGAAGCTGGACGACATGCAGAAGAAGTCGAACATCTCGCGCGACGCGCAGGACATGGCGAACAAGGTGGAGGCGGCGCTCGCGAAGCTCGTCAAGCCGGAGGACAAGACCGAGCTGCCCGCCGACGTGCTCAAGTATATGAAGGACAACGACATCCTCGTGAACGGCATGACGATTGACGAGTTCATGGCGGCGAAGACGGCGGCCGGCCCGGACCCTCGGAAATTCGCGCAGATGCTCGAAAAGATGCAGTCGATGATCGACAAGGCCGATGCGGACGGGATGACGTCGACGCCGTGGCAGGACGTGGTCAGCTACATGGATTCGCTCGGCATCAAGATCGACGGCAAGCGCGTGTGCGACTACATCTGGTCGCTGCCCGAGGTGAACTACCGGCCCGGCCAGAAGATCAGCGTCGATCACATGAAGACGATCATGAGCGCGCTGCAGGGCGCGGCGGGCCTCGACAAGGCGGACCTGATGTCGGTGAAGTCGTCGCTCGAATCGGTATCGGGGCGCGCGTCGGATTTCATCCAGCAGAGCCAGCTGAAGATGCAGCAGCTGATGCAGAACTACAACACGGCGGTGCAGATGATCAACAGCCTTCAAAGCATGCTCGCCGAATCGACGAAGGGCATCGCGTCGGCGATCCGCTGA
- the sseB gene encoding type III secretion system translocon protein SseB — MTTIQPTAQSQMSNVDPIGGASERNVANPHPIGDSIAMMLVIMDLLSRQTTAKLDDMQKKSNISRDAQDMANKVEAALAKLVKPEDKTELPADVLKYMKDNNILVNGKTIDDFMKDKGGKLDKADLMSVKSSLESVSGRASDFIQQSQLKMQQLMQNYNTAVQMINSLQSMLAESTKGIASAIR; from the coding sequence ATGACGACCATTCAACCGACCGCCCAGAGCCAGATGTCCAACGTCGACCCGATCGGCGGCGCGAGCGAGCGCAACGTCGCGAATCCGCACCCGATCGGCGACAGCATCGCGATGATGCTGGTGATCATGGATCTGCTGAGCCGGCAGACGACGGCGAAGCTGGACGACATGCAGAAGAAGTCGAACATCTCGCGCGACGCGCAGGACATGGCGAACAAGGTGGAAGCGGCGCTCGCGAAGCTCGTCAAGCCGGAGGACAAGACCGAGCTGCCCGCCGACGTGCTCAAGTACATGAAGGACAACAACATCCTCGTGAACGGCAAGACGATCGACGATTTCATGAAGGACAAGGGCGGCAAGCTCGACAAGGCGGACCTGATGTCGGTGAAGTCGTCGCTCGAATCGGTATCGGGGCGCGCGTCGGATTTCATCCAGCAGAGCCAGCTGAAGATGCAGCAGCTGATGCAGAACTACAACACGGCGGTGCAGATGATCAACAGCCTGCAAAGCATGCTCGCCGAATCGACGAAGGGCATCGCGTCGGCGATCCGCTGA
- a CDS encoding SycD/LcrH family type III secretion system chaperone yields the protein MAALNQTTPHDDHAVLQRFFASGGSIRMLADVERRDLDTLYAYATQLLDAGELHAARNFLLMLARVDHWNFDYWFALGLCQQRLASHDEAIFCFSRAGMIRVDDPRASYHAGVSYRLAGNSDYAAKAFRAALGWCGERGEHSELKARAARQLAQCAQCEREE from the coding sequence ATGGCCGCACTCAATCAAACGACGCCGCACGACGATCACGCGGTGCTGCAGCGCTTTTTCGCGTCGGGCGGATCGATTCGCATGCTCGCCGACGTCGAGCGGCGCGATCTCGACACGCTGTACGCGTATGCCACGCAGCTCCTCGACGCGGGCGAGCTGCACGCGGCGCGCAACTTCCTGCTGATGCTCGCGCGCGTCGATCACTGGAACTTCGATTACTGGTTCGCGCTCGGCCTTTGCCAGCAGCGGCTCGCCTCGCATGACGAAGCGATCTTCTGCTTCAGCCGCGCCGGGATGATACGCGTGGACGATCCGCGCGCGTCGTATCACGCGGGCGTGAGCTACCGGCTCGCCGGCAATTCCGATTACGCGGCGAAGGCGTTTCGCGCGGCGCTCGGCTGGTGCGGCGAGCGCGGCGAGCACAGCGAGCTGAAGGCGCGCGCGGCGCGGCAGCTCGCGCAATGCGCGCAATGTGAACGGGAGGAATGA